In Phycodurus eques isolate BA_2022a chromosome 10, UOR_Pequ_1.1, whole genome shotgun sequence, a genomic segment contains:
- the LOC133409086 gene encoding mitogen-activated protein kinase kinase kinase 12-like isoform X1 — MALIHESRAPSPSLSGFNTPLSETPSFRRLDAETPCTPEMDLTPTQCVLRNVLSIDTGGTVEPRGGGGEDGPTSGPHQTPGEEQHNHFDNSVLKLHDHDGGPTRTEGEGTEADGSAVRREAGNARLQCQSNGGGGGFLEGLFGCLRPVWTMIGKAYSTEHKHDLDEAWEVPFEEISDLQWVGSGAQGAVFLGKLHGQEVAVKKVRNIKETDIKHLRKLKHPNIITFKGICTQAPCYCILMEYCAQGQLYEVLRAGRKITPSLLMDWAMGVAGGMNYLHLHKIIHRDLKSPNILITYDDAVKISDFGTSKELSDKSTKMSFAGTVAWMAPEVIRNEPVSEKVDIWSFGVVLWEMLTGEVPYKDVDSSAIIWGVGNNSLQLPVPDSCPDSFKLLLRQSWNCKPRNRPSFRQILLHLDIASADILSTPQETYFQSQAEWRDEVRHHFEKIKSEGTCLHRLDEELIKRRREELRHALDIREHYERKLERANNLYMELNAIMLQLELKEKELLKREQSLDKKYPGCFKHHSSRQSASSNSMEKLMKKRNVPQKLPVHSKRPDLLKSEVILPKLDSSMTQVTIPTKGSTSPGRSRRGKPRYRKAGKGSSSELAQLKATLSSSLAMISATTSVPSSKQRLDASAALRGLQHDLLLKKMSSSSPDLISTTMEAEGRRKGQPGPGLDRAGSQSASAGLEEGGPDTRPDVSAGTEELAETPPRSDTPSEDAASVPFASSPDSPGGRGAAAGRPSSTGSPRVPQDGEEKEEGAVITRSPRSQRLTPSALLYRAAVTRSQRRGVSSEEEEGEVDSEVELPTRWRPASISKCQSLSTFSSENLSVSDGEEGNTTDHSHSGTPDVVSTNTDERLDDKSDDLLSQGSEIPADPCDPAHAASDGLSEKEAAVRHVRTQLAAHDHNYEHHGKVKRNQPRYREKNCGLVQVWFILGCNLQMPEVARFICSNNYTQV; from the exons ATGGCCCTCATTCACGAGTCCCGTGCCCCATCTCCATCTCTCTCCGGCTTCAACACCCCTCTCTCCGAAACCCCGTCCTTTCGCCGGCTCGATGCCGAAACTCCCTGCACCCCTGAAATGGACCTGACACCGACCCAGTGCGTCCTTCGCAACGTCCTCTCTATAGACACGGGGGGCACGGTAGAgccgagaggaggaggaggagaggatggACCGACTTCCGGGCCCCACCAGACGCCAGGCGAGGAGCAACACAATCACTTTGACAACAGCGTCCTCAAGCTGCACGATCACGACGGGGGTCCCACCAGGACGGAGGGAGAGGGGACGGAGGCGGACGGCAGCGCTGTGCGGCGCGAGGCGGGCAACGCTAGGCTGCAGTGCCAGTCCAATGGAGGAGGCGGGGGCTTTCTGGAGGGCTTGTTTGGCTGCCTGCGACCTGTCTGGACTATGATCGGGAAGGCGTATTCCACGGAACACAAACACGACCTGGACG AGGCGTGGGAAGTCCCCTTCGAGGAGATATCGGACCTGCAGTGGGTGGGCAGTGGCGCCCAGGGTGCTGTCTTCCTGGGCAAGTTGCACGGGCAGGAGGTGGCGGTGAAGAAAGTGCGGAACATCAAGGAGACGGACATCAAGCACCTCCGCAAGCTCAAACACCCCAACATCATCACTTTCAA AGGAATTTGCACCCAGGCTCCGTGCTACTGCATACTCATGGAGTACTGCGCCCAGGGCCAGCTGTATGAGGTGCTGAGAGCGGGCAGGAAGATCACGCCATCACTCCTCATGGACTGGGCCATGGGCGTCGCCGGCGGGATGAACTACCTTCACCTGCACAAGATCATCCACAGAGACCTCAAATCGCCAAA TATTCTTATCACATATGATGATGCGGTGAAGATCTCTGATTTCGGCACGTCTAAGGAGCTCAGCGACAAGAGCACCAAGATGTCCTTTGCCGgtacggtggcctggatggccccCGAGGTCATACGGAATGAGCCGGTCTCAGAGAAAGTGGATATTTG GTCTTTCGGCGTTGTGCTGTGGGAGATGCTGACAGGAGAGGTACCCTACAAGGACGTGGACTCCTCTGCTATCATCTGGGGAGTGGGCAACAACAGCCTGCAGCTGCCCGTACCCGACAGCTGTCCCGACAGCTTCAAACTGCTGTTGAGGCAAAGCTG GAATTGCAAACCAAGAAACAGACCTTCGTTCCGACAGATTCTCCTACATCTGGACATCGCTTCAGCGGACATCTTGTCCACCCCACAAGAAACCTACTTCCAGTCACAG GCCGAGTGGAGGGATGAGGTCAGGCATCACTTTGAGAAGATCAAGTCCGAGGGAACGTGTCTTCACCGATTGGATGAGGAGCTCATCAAACGGCGCAGGGAGGAGCTGAG ACATGCGCTCGACATCCGGGAGCACTACGAGAGGAAACTGGAGCGAGCCAACAATCTCTACATGGAGCTCAACGCTATCAtgctgcagctggagctcaagGAGAAGGAGCTGCTCAA GAGGGAGCAGTCACTGGACAAGAAGTACCCGGGCTGCTTCAAGCACCACAGCTCCAGACAATCGGCCTCCTCAAACTCCATGGAGAAACTCATGAAGAAACGTAACGTGCCTCAGAAGCTGCCAGTGCACAGCAAGAG GCCAGACTTGCTCAAGTCAGAAGTCATCCTTCCCAAACTGGACTCCTCCATGACCCAGGTGACTATTCCCACCAAGGGCTCCACATCGCCCGGCCGCTCCCGCCGAGGGAAGCCACGCTACAGGAAGGCGGGCAAAGGCAGCAGCAGCGAGTTGGCTCAGCTGAAGGCCACGCTGTCTTCGTCTTTGGCTATGATAAGCGCCACCACGTCGGTCCCCAGCAGCAAGCAACGTCTGGACGCCAGCGCCGCGCTCAGGGGACTGCAGCACGACTTGCTGCTCAAGAAGATGTCCTCCTCCAGCCCCGACCTCATCTCCACCACGATGGAGGCAGAGGGACGCAGGAAGGGCCAGCCCGGTCCCGGCCTGGACCGGGCGGGCAGCCAGAGCGCCTCGGCCGGGTTGGAAGAGGGCGGCCCGGACACCCGCCCCGACGTGAGCGCCGGGACGGAAGAACTAGCGGAAACGCCCCCGCGCAGCGACACGCCCAGTGAAGACGCCGCTTCCGTCCCATTTGCTAGCAGCCCCGACTCGCCAGGCGGCaggggggcggcggcggggcgACCGTCGTCCACCGGGAGCCCCCGTGTTCCTCAGGACggcgaggagaaggaggagggcgCGGTGATCACGCGCTCGCCCAGAAGTCAACGCCTCACGCCATCAGCGCTGCTCTACAGAGCGGCAGTCACACGCAGTCAG AGACGTGGCGTGTCGtccgaggaagaggagggagaggTGGACAGCGAGGTGGAGCTGCCCACAAGATG GAGGCCAGCTAGCATCAGCAAATGCCAGTCGCTGTCCACGTTCAGCTCTGAGAACCTGTCGGTGTCAGACGGCGAGGAGGGCAACACCACAGACCACTCGCACAGCGGCACGCCCGACGTGGTCAGCACCAACACGGACGAGCGCCTGGACGACAAGAGCGACGATCTCCTCTCGCAGGGCTCCGAGATCCCCGCCGACCCCTGCGACCCCGCCCACGCCGCCTCCGACGGCCTGTCCGAGAAGGAGGCTGCCGTCCGCCACGTCAGGACGCAGCTCGCTGCTCACGACCACAACTACGAG CATCATggaaaagtcaaaagaaatcagccaagatatcGGGAAAAGAATTGTGGACTTGtgcaagtctggttcatccttgggtgcaatctCCAGATGCCTGAAGTTGCGaggttcatctgttcaaacaattatacgcAAGTATAA